The Deltaproteobacteria bacterium PRO3 genome has a segment encoding these proteins:
- the aroQ gene encoding type II 3-dehydroquinate dehydratase produces the protein MHPKRKILVIHGPNLNLLGLREPDVYGAVTQKDIDKTLKAIAEEENLSLKVFQSNSEGELVDAIQGAAGRFDGILINPAAYTHTSVALRDAAAAVGLPLVEVHLSNIYKREEFRHHSYMAPVAVGQVSGFGAYSYVLGLYGLIQEIDKRAGDVSPKRRKKKS, from the coding sequence ATGCACCCCAAGCGTAAGATCCTCGTCATCCACGGGCCCAACCTCAACCTGTTGGGGCTGCGCGAGCCCGACGTCTACGGCGCGGTCACCCAGAAGGACATCGACAAGACCCTCAAGGCCATCGCCGAAGAGGAAAACTTGAGCCTCAAGGTCTTCCAGTCCAACAGCGAGGGCGAGCTGGTCGACGCCATCCAAGGCGCGGCGGGGCGCTTCGACGGCATCCTGATCAACCCCGCGGCCTACACCCACACTTCGGTGGCCTTGCGCGACGCGGCTGCGGCGGTCGGCCTGCCCCTGGTCGAAGTCCACCTTTCCAATATCTACAAACGCGAGGAATTCCGGCATCATTCCTATATGGCCCCGGTCGCGGTGGGGCAGGTCTCGGGTTTCGGGGCCTACAGCTACGTGCTGGGCCTCTACGGCCTGATTCAAGAGATCGATAAGCGGGCGGGGGACGTAAGCCCCAAGAGGCGAAAGAAGAAATCGTAG
- the aroB gene encoding 3-dehydroquinate synthase, with amino-acid sequence MSLPSRIILSGFMGTGKTTVGKLLARKLNYDFIDTDDLVVSLSQKPIARIFAEEGEEMFRRWESMAIDQALAREATVIAVGGGAVCFRDNLDKIRKNGQLVLLKAQIPTLLKRLRADDSRPLLQGEDKEGQIREILAKRAPAYSRISLQIPTDNQSPEAVVEEILKVLPLESRALRVELGERSYPLYFQKNGIESLNLLLQRHCPAERVVLVTNSVVQRLHGAKIARHLKRQHDLKTIVLPDGESFKTLKTVASVYAKLVEFKVDRKTPLIALGGGVIGDLVGFAAASFLRGIPFVQIPTTLLAQVDSSIGGKTGVDLPQGKNFVGAFYQPRFVLIDETFLRTLKRREFVCGLAEVIKYAAIFDAKLFRGLEEHMDAILKGKGAGLEPVIRRCCELKAWVVERDEKETLGLRAKLNFGHTLGHAIESLTRYKKYTHGEAIAMGMVYAAGRSVERAGLPPADVARLKALIARAGLPTEMPAFSKAAYRKALMQDKKRVSSRLHFVYLNKIGKSVVIPTPLDEILV; translated from the coding sequence ATGTCCCTCCCCTCACGCATCATCCTCAGCGGCTTCATGGGTACCGGCAAGACCACCGTCGGCAAGTTGCTCGCCCGCAAGCTTAACTACGACTTCATCGACACCGACGACCTGGTGGTCTCGCTCAGTCAGAAGCCCATCGCGCGGATCTTCGCGGAAGAGGGCGAAGAGATGTTCCGCCGCTGGGAGAGCATGGCCATCGACCAGGCCCTGGCCCGCGAGGCGACGGTGATCGCGGTGGGCGGCGGCGCGGTCTGCTTCCGCGACAACCTCGACAAGATCCGCAAGAACGGGCAACTCGTCCTGCTCAAGGCACAGATTCCGACGCTGCTCAAGCGCCTGAGAGCCGACGATTCCCGGCCCCTGCTGCAAGGCGAGGACAAGGAGGGACAGATCCGCGAAATTCTCGCCAAGCGCGCCCCCGCCTACAGCCGCATCTCGCTGCAGATCCCGACCGACAATCAAAGCCCGGAAGCGGTCGTCGAGGAGATTCTCAAGGTGTTGCCCCTGGAAAGCCGCGCCCTGCGCGTCGAGCTGGGCGAGCGGAGCTACCCGCTTTATTTCCAGAAAAACGGGATCGAAAGCCTCAACCTGCTTTTGCAACGCCATTGCCCCGCCGAGCGCGTGGTCCTGGTCACCAACTCCGTCGTCCAACGCCTCCACGGCGCCAAGATCGCCCGGCACCTGAAGAGGCAGCACGACCTCAAGACGATCGTCCTGCCCGACGGGGAAAGCTTCAAGACCCTCAAGACCGTCGCCTCGGTCTATGCCAAGCTGGTCGAGTTCAAGGTCGACCGCAAGACTCCGCTGATCGCCTTGGGTGGCGGCGTGATCGGCGACCTGGTCGGCTTCGCGGCGGCGAGCTTCCTGCGCGGCATCCCCTTCGTCCAGATCCCCACGACGCTGCTCGCCCAGGTCGACAGCTCGATCGGCGGCAAGACCGGGGTCGATCTCCCGCAGGGAAAAAACTTTGTCGGCGCCTTCTACCAGCCGCGCTTCGTCTTGATCGACGAGACCTTCCTCAGGACCTTGAAGCGCCGCGAATTCGTCTGCGGCCTGGCCGAGGTGATCAAGTACGCGGCCATCTTCGACGCCAAGCTCTTTCGCGGCCTGGAGGAGCACATGGACGCCATCCTGAAGGGGAAGGGCGCGGGCCTCGAACCGGTCATCCGCCGCTGCTGCGAGCTGAAGGCCTGGGTCGTCGAGCGCGACGAGAAAGAGACGCTGGGCCTTCGCGCCAAGCTCAATTTCGGCCACACCCTGGGTCACGCGATCGAGAGCCTGACCCGTTACAAGAAATACACCCACGGCGAGGCGATCGCGATGGGGATGGTCTACGCCGCGGGCCGTTCGGTCGAGCGGGCCGGCCTGCCCCCGGCCGACGTCGCGCGCCTGAAGGCCCTGATCGCCCGCGCGGGCCTGCCCACGGAGATGCCGGCCTTCTCCAAGGCGGCCTACCGCAAGGCCCTGATGCAGGACAAAAAAAGGGTGTCTTCCCGGCTGCATTTCGTTTATTTAAACAAGATCGGGAAGTCGGTGGTGATCCCGACGCCTCTCGACGAAATACTGGTATAA